GCGCAGGAGCGAGGCCAGGGTCGAGTACAAGCGCACGCTCGAAGGCATCTCGCGCCGCGGCGGTGACTGTCCCTTCCGCTGCGTGGGTCAGCGCTTGGCCCAAGCCGGCCAGGCGCTCGGCATCGTCACCGAGCAGGCGCAGTGCGTTGGCATAGGCGCGCGCGGCATCCTCGAACCGGTCAAGATCGAGATAGACCGGCGCCACCAGGTCCCAGCCCTTGCCGTCCTCGGGATTGGCCTGCAGATAGGCCTCGAACTTGGCCAGCAGCATTTGCGGGTCCTGCTCGCCGGTCGGCAGGGCCAGACGTTGCGCCAGCGGTTGTCCCGGCCGCTCGGGCGAGCCGAGGGCGAGATAGCCGGCCGTGCTGACGGCGATGACACCGATCCCCAGCATGAGGGAGATGGGGAAATAGCGGTGTGTGGATGCAGGGCGCGGGGGCGCCTCTTCATTGCGTCGTTCGCTGGCCGCGAGCAGCCGGCGCGAGATTTCCGTGCGCGCTGCCGCCGCCTCGCTTGCGACGATGACGCCGCGCGCCACCTCCTCGTCGATCGCCGAAAGCTGGTCGCGATAAACCGCGATGTCACCCTCCGCGCGCGTCGCCGCGGCGTCGCGCTTGCGCGCCAGCGGCGCGATGATGGCCAGCACGGCGAGCCCGGCCATCACGGAAAAAATAATCCAAAGCAACATCCTGTTTCACATCGCAGGAAAAAGCGCCCGTCGAATTATCGGATATAGGACGGGAGGCCGCAAAGGGCCATACCCCGTCTCGGCTACCCCATCAAGAGCCCACGCCGGACGGTGCCTGCGGTGCGACGGGCGATTCACCGGCGGACCGACGCGAGCCCGCCGGCCATGAGATCGGCGAGGCTATGCCTCAGCTCACCGTCTGCCAGGTTCCGTCCGGGCGCCGGCAGGCGGTACCGCTGGCGGTTTGCGGACGGCCGTCAACGTAGATCGTGTGGGTGTAGCTGCGGCATTGGCCGCCCGCGCTCTCATAGGCGGGACCGGGAACGACCTCACCGTAATGCCCGCTGTCGGGATTGTTCCAACCGACCTTGGCGCCGGACCTTCCATACTCCAGGGCTTGATATTCGGCAGCCAAGGCGCGCTCACGATCGCGCTCATCCAACGCGGTGCCGATCTCATGCCCGATCAGGCCGCCGAGAACGGCGCCAATCGCCGTCGCGGCGACACGACCGCTGCCGCTGCCGATCTGACTGCCGATCACGCCGCCGGCCACCGCGCCGGCGACGGTTCCGACGCCGGCCTTTGGGCCGCCGCCATAGTACGGATCGCTACTGCACGCACCCAGGCCGATCGCCGTTGCCAAGGCCACGGCTACAAGCTTTGCATTGGTCATGTCGTTGCCCTATCTGTTGTCTGGCGTGTAGCAAGAACGTACCGAGCGCGCGTACGGTTCCTTCAGCCGTTTTTGCTCTAGGATTCGATTCCGGCGAATATTAGGCATTTTCGGTGCTTGCGGGAAGCTCGACCTCGACGCGCACCCCGCCAGAAGGCGACGCGGACAAGGCAAACTCTCCGGCGTAAAGCTGGACCAGCTCGGCGACGATCGCAAGCCCCAATCCGGTGCCCGGAATCGACTCGTCGATCCGCGCGCCGCGGCGAAGCACTTCGGAGCGCTCCTCGGAACTCAGGCCCGGGCCGTCATCGTCGATCACCAGCCGCATCCGACCGCCCTTCTCTCCCGGAGCGCTTGCAACGTCGATGGCGATCCGCTCGGCCGCCCACTTGCACGCATTGTCGATGAGATTGCCTGCAATCTCGTCGAAATCCTGGCGCTCTCCGGCGAATCGGAGTGAGGCGGGGCAGCGCAGGGAGATGGTCACTTTGCGGTCCCCGTGAATCTTTTCCATGGCCCGCACAAGCGCCTCGAGCGCGGGCCGAACGTCGGTGACCACACCGATGACATTGGCACGGGCGGCCATGCGGGCGCGCTCGAGATGGCGGGCGATCTGATCGCCCATGATGGCCGCCTGCGCGCTGACCTTGCGGGCCAGCGCGGTGCGCGAATGGGCCGTCTCGTTGGCGATCACCGAAAGCGGCGTCTTGAGCGCGTGGGCCAGGTTTCCCACATGGGTACGGGCGCGCTCGACAATGGCGTTGTTTGAATCGATGAGGGCATTCAACTCTTTGGCTAATGTGTTGATTTCAATAGGAAATTCTCCTTTGAGCCGTTGCGCGGCGCCAGAGCGGATGGCGCCGAGCTGACGGCCGATATCGGCGAGCGGCCGCAGGCCGAAGCGGACCTGCAACAATGTTGTCGCCGCGAACGCCGCGCCGAGAAGGCCAAGCGCCCAGATGACGCTCATCCGGAAGTCGGCAACGTCCTTTTCGAGCTCGGCCGCATCGCCAGCCACGGCAAAGGAATAGGCGCGGCCCGGCTCGCCGAATGTGATGACCCGCTCGACGATCCTCAGCGGCTCCTGCTGCGGACCGGGGCCATAGCTCTGACGGATATTCTCCGCATCGGCGGCAGCCCCCTGCTCGCTCGGCAGGGCCAGGCGCTCGACCCACAGGGAGCGTGAGGCAAAAACCGCCGGATCGTCGGCGCGAAGCTCGCGGATTTGCCAATACCAACTGGAAAACAGCGTGTCGAAGCGCGGCTCGCCGACACCGCCCACACTGTTGATAATACCGTCCTTGTCCCAGTCGGCGGAAGCGATCAGGGTCTTCAGATAGACGTGCAGCCGGGCGTCGAAATTGCGCTCCACCGACTGCCGGTAGATTCCCGACAGGAGGACCGCCGCGACCGCGAGCAGCGCCAGGCTCCAGGCCGCCGCGGCCAGAAACAGCCGGAAAGCGAGCGATCTAGGGCGCGTCCGCATCGCTCTTGTCGTCCGGAACCTGGATGCGATAGCCCAAACCG
The sequence above is a segment of the Hyphomicrobiales bacterium genome. Coding sequences within it:
- a CDS encoding RT0821/Lpp0805 family surface protein, yielding MTNAKLVAVALATAIGLGACSSDPYYGGGPKAGVGTVAGAVAGGVIGSQIGSGSGRVAATAIGAVLGGLIGHEIGTALDERDRERALAAEYQALEYGRSGAKVGWNNPDSGHYGEVVPGPAYESAGGQCRSYTHTIYVDGRPQTASGTACRRPDGTWQTVS
- the ccmI gene encoding c-type cytochrome biogenesis protein CcmI translates to MLLWIIFSVMAGLAVLAIIAPLARKRDAAATRAEGDIAVYRDQLSAIDEEVARGVIVASEAAAARTEISRRLLAASERRNEEAPPRPASTHRYFPISLMLGIGVIAVSTAGYLALGSPERPGQPLAQRLALPTGEQDPQMLLAKFEAYLQANPEDGKGWDLVAPVYLDLDRFEDAARAYANALRLLGDDAERLAGLGQALTHAAEGTVTAAARDAFERALVLDPGLAPARFYLALAFEQEGALKKAAESWRMLLATAPAEAPWRPVVEQHLAAIDVGLGEEAPAANLPAEQSEMIEQMVARLAERLKTDGSDPNDWVMLMRSYTVLARMAEAQETLARARERFANDRAALEAIEAAAGTLGLNDAAPPGGGPT
- a CDS encoding ATP-binding protein, which translates into the protein MRTRPRSLAFRLFLAAAAWSLALLAVAAVLLSGIYRQSVERNFDARLHVYLKTLIASADWDKDGIINSVGGVGEPRFDTLFSSWYWQIRELRADDPAVFASRSLWVERLALPSEQGAAADAENIRQSYGPGPQQEPLRIVERVITFGEPGRAYSFAVAGDAAELEKDVADFRMSVIWALGLLGAAFAATTLLQVRFGLRPLADIGRQLGAIRSGAAQRLKGEFPIEINTLAKELNALIDSNNAIVERARTHVGNLAHALKTPLSVIANETAHSRTALARKVSAQAAIMGDQIARHLERARMAARANVIGVVTDVRPALEALVRAMEKIHGDRKVTISLRCPASLRFAGERQDFDEIAGNLIDNACKWAAERIAIDVASAPGEKGGRMRLVIDDDGPGLSSEERSEVLRRGARIDESIPGTGLGLAIVAELVQLYAGEFALSASPSGGVRVEVELPASTENA